CATGACCGTGGCCAGAATAAATCCCGGCCCGATTTTTCCGTTGGACAGAAAGACCAGCGAGAGGTTTATTTTCATAAGGACAATGTCGGTGGTTCCGGTCAGACCGTAGAGAAGCGAGAGACCATAAAGCAGGATGGCCGAGGAAAAAGCGCCGACAATGAAATATTTCAGCCCCGCCTCAACCGAAAGGCGATCATCCTTAAAATAAGCCACCAGCACATACAAAGGTATGGTTGTCAATTCCAGCCCGACATACAGAGTCAGCAGTTCACCGGCCGATGACAGGAACATCATTCCCACGGTCGAGAGCATGATCAATCCATAGTACTCCCCCCGGTGATGGCGAATCTTGTCGGAAGCGATTTCGAAGGAAGAACCGACAGCCATGAACGCCGACCCGAGAAAAATGATTTTGAAGAAGAGGGCCAGTTCATCCGATAGAAACATCGCCTTGAATGAATTGCCGCCGTGGAAAAGGGCCAGCAGCACGCCGGTCACGGCGATGCCGAAAAGAGTAAGATAACCGATTTGTCCCGGATTCTTCCGTTTGGTCCCCAGATCATAGGTAATGATAAAGAGCGCCCAGAGGAAAAGGAAAATTTCCGGAATCAATATTCTCAGATTTACATCGGTCATAATATCTCTATGCCTATCGCGCCATCAAGTTAACCAGGTTTTCCAGGGTCGCCCGCATCAGGTTGGACAGAGGCGAAGGATAAATCCCGATGATAATGGTCAACACCGCCAGCGGCGCAACGGTCAAAATTTCGCGGACATTGATTTCCGTCAATGCACCCCATTTGGCCATATTAAATTCACCGAGAAACATCTTTTGCACCATGCGGAGCATGTAGGCGGCGGTCAACACCACGCCCAAAACGGCCACGGCGGTGATGATCTTGAAACTGCCGAACGAGCCGACAAAGACCATGAATTCGGACACAAAGCCGGACATTCCGGGCAGGCCCAGCGAAGCCATCGAAAAAAGCACCATCAGCCCGGTATAGATCGGAATCTTGACACCCAGACCACCGAAGGCCGCAATCTCGCGGGTGTGGGCCCGGTCATAGAGCATGCCCACCATAAGGAATAGCGCCCCGGTAATCAGACCATGGCTGACCATCTGGAACATCACTCCGGTAAGAGCGGTCACCGAACCAAAAGCGCCCAGCGCCAGCATGCAATATCCCATATGCGAAACCGAGGAATAAGCCACCAGCTTTTTCAAATCCTTCTGGGCCATCGAGACCAGCGCACCATAGATAATACCTATCAGGCCGAGGATGGCGATCGGTATGGCGAAGTATCGAGCGGCCATGGGGAACATCGGCCAGGATACGCGGAGCATACCGTATGTTCCCATTTTCAACAGAACGCCCGCCAGAATAACCGATACGGCCGTGGGCGCCTCAACGTGCGCATCCGGCAGCCATGTATGGAACGGGAAGACCGGCACTTTGATGGCAAAGGCTATGAAGAAAAAGACAAAGCTCATTATCTGCAGCGTATGAGTCATACCCGGAGCGGTTTTGATCAGTTCCATCATATTGAGGGTGTGCGGATTGCTCGTAAAATAGAGAATCAGTATCGCCACCAGCATGAAGACGGAGCCGAAGAGGGTATACAGGAAAAACTTGATCGCCGCGTACTCTTTACGCGGCCCGCCCCAGATGCCGATCAAAAAATACATCGGAACCAGCATCACTTCCCAGAAAACATAGAAAAGGAAGAAGTCGAGAGCGCTGAACACGCCCATCATGCCGGTTTCCAGCAGGAGGAAGAAGGCAAAATATTCTTTTACGCGATTGGAGATATTAAACGAAGCGATAATCGAAAGGAATGAGAGCAGTCCCGTCAAAAATATCATCGGGACCGAAATACCATCAACGCCCAGAAAATACTGCGCATCAATGGCCGAAATCCACTCAAACGGACCCTCAACAAAAGCCATTGCGGAGGAGGAAGCATAATTGAAGAAATAGTCGTAGGTCAGAATAAAAGAAAGAATCATCGGCACAAACGAGAATATCGCCGCCGTCCAGCGGACCGCCCAGACCCTTTCCTTTGGAATAAAAAGTATCGCGAGAAATCCCGCCATCGGCAGGAATATCGTATAACTCAGCAAACTCATATATTTACTCCATCCTCCTAATTTTCAGCTTTCGGCTCGGTATCAATATCGCGGATATCAAAAATTCTGGGCAGAAGTCTCGCCAGAGCGACGATCACAAGACCCGCCAGATAATAATAGAATCCAGTCGGGGTGGCGCGGTAAATGACCGTACCGATCGCCGCGGCGATAACAACCAGCGTATAAAACTGCACCGAACCGTTCTGCAGATAGCGGAACAACCATGACCCGGCCATGCAGACATAGCCGACTCCGTTGACCGCGCCATCGACAATATATTGATCAAACCATTGTTTGAGATCGGCCCATTTGACCGTTAGCCAGCCGGCAAAATTAACCAGCCCGTCGATAATGTTGGCATCAAACCACCAGAGAACATTGGTCAAACCAAGAAGTGGCTTTATGATGACGGCATCATAGATTTCATCGATATAATATTTATTATAAAGGGTGGTATAAATCGGCTTAAACCTCTCGGCCAGAGCATCAGCCGAAATCTGTTTTCGGTAATAGATAAGATAAGCCAGCCCGATGCCGGAAACAGCCACGATGGTTGAGATCAGCATCAACAGGTACTGCGGGCCGGCATGATGCACTTCCTCATGAAAAACAAACGAGGAGAATCCGTGCGAGAGCCAGGGAAGCCCGACCCAGCCGGCGAATATCGCCAGAAAGGCCAGAAACATCAGCGGCCAGGTCATGCTCCGCGGCGATTCATGGGCGTGATGATATTTTTCCTCATTGCGCGGCCGGCCGGTGAAAGTCAAAAAGCAGAGGCGGAACATGTAGAAAGCGGTCATGAAGGCGATAAGCAGAGTCAGCACCATAAAAATCGGATGTCCCTGCGTGGTCGCCACGATCTCATCCTTTGACCAGAATCCCGAAAGCGGGAAAATCCCGGCGATGGAAAGTGAAGCGATGAAGAATGTAATAGACGTAATTTTCATTTTTCTCGACAGGCCGCCCATTTCCTGAATGTCATTCGTGTGGACGGCGTGAATCACCGAACCGGCGCCGAGAAAAAGCAGGGCCTTGAAGAAGGCGTGGGTCATCAGGTGGAATGTCCCGGCGGTAAATCCCGCCGAATGATGCCCATGCGCAAAATCAACGCCGTACAGGCCCAGCGCCATAATCATATATCCAAGCTGGCTGACGGTTGAATAGGCCAGTACTCTCTTGATGTCATTTTGCACGAGTGCAATGGTTGCCGCCATGAGTGAAGTGATGACACCGATAATGGCCACGACCATTGAAGCCTCGGCCGAACCGACAAAAAGCGACATGGCGCGGGCCACCAGATAAACACCGGCCGCGACCATGGTTGCGGCATGAATCAGGGCCGAAACCGGGGTCGGGCCCTCCATGGCATCGGGCAACCAGACATGCAGCGGGAACTGGGCCGATTTACCGACCGCACCGCAGAAGATAAAGATGCCCGCCAGCGTAATCATCCCCGGCGCAAGTGCCCCCGAAGATACTTTCTCGAAAACCTGCTGGTAATTCAGAGTTCCCGCATATGAGGCCAGAATCAGAATGCCGACGATAAATCCCAGATCCCCCACACGCGTGGTTATAAAAGCTTTTTTACCGGCATCGGAGGCCGACTTTTTCTCGAACCAGAAGCCGATCAAAAGGTAACTTGTCAGACCGACCAGTTCCCAGAAAATGAATATCATGAAAAAGTTGTTGGCGATAACCAGACCAAGCATCGAAAAAGTGAACAGCGATAAATAGGCAAAGTACCGGCTGTACCGCGGGTCGCCGTGCATATATCCAATGGAATAGATTTGCACACAACCGCTGACAATGGTCACCACCAGAAGCATCACCGCCGTGAGCGAGTCGATATACATTCCCAGCTCCAGGGTCAGTGACGGATGCGAAACGAAAGGAATAATCTTTTCCAGTGGGAGCCCGCCCCGGGAGAGCATGGCCGCCATGACAAAAATGGCATGGACAAAGCCGGTTAGCACCATCCCAATCGACAGATATGACGACAGTTTCTCGTTCCAGCGGGTGAAGAATATTATCAGCAAAGACGCCAGAAGCGGATAGAACGGTATGAAATAAGCAGTCTCAAGCATATTACCACTTCATTATATTAATCCGGTCGACATCGATGCCGTGCCAGTTACGGTACAACAGCAGGACAATGGCCAGTCCGACCACCGCCTCCGCCGCCGCCACCGCAATGATAAATGTCGCAAAAATCTGACCGGTCAGATTATCCGGGCCGATATATTTATTAAAAGTGACCAGGTTGATATTGGCCGCATTAAACATCAATTCCAGAGACATCAGGATACCAACCGCGTTGCGCCGGGTTAGCACCCCGAATACACCAATCGCAAAAAGTATTGCCGCCAGAGCCAGGTATTGAAGCATCATCAGGCGCCTTCCTTCCGGGCCAGAACAATGGCGCCGATCAGCGCGGCCAGCAGCACTATCGATACAACTTCAAAAGGCAGGACATATTCATTCATAAGCATCTTGCCCATGGCCAGAGGATTATTTTCCGGCAGGGGGCGATCGACTATTCTCCAGACCGTCTTGGACAGCGAACCGAGGCTGACGAGAAGAAATCCGGCGCAGACAAAAATCCCCAATGTTACCTGTTCGTTGCTCTGCTTGATTTGACGGGAGGTAAGCTGGCTGGTCAGCATGATCGCGAATATAATCAGCACCGAAACCGCGCCGACATAAATCAGCACTTGCACCGCGGCCAGGAATTCAGCATGAAGCATGACATAAATCCCGGCGACGGCAAATAATGTGAGAATAAGAAACAGCGCCGAATGAAATATATTCTTCAGCGTCACCACATAAATAGCGGAAATTATTATAATAAACGACAGCAGATAAAATATTGTCTGGGAAACTTCAGTTTCCATCGTCTTTCTCCGCGGGAGGCGTGCTTTCTCCCATTTCCGTTTTCTTTTCTGTTACCGCTGACGGATTTACGACCGCTTCAGATTCCGCAGGCTTTGGAGTTGGTTTCACCACAGGTTTGACCTCGGGCTTTTTCCGTTCCGCCTTCTCATAGGGAACATCACGCCCGATTTCCTGAAGCTTATCTCTATGCCAGACTAATTCATCATCATTATAAGTGGAAAACTCATATTTGGTAGCCATTTTTATGGCCGAAAAATTGCAGGCCTCTTCACAGAGCCCACAAAAGCAGCAAAGGCCGTTGTTGACGATAAAATCCTTGAGTATCCTCTTCCCTTTTTCATCTTTATCATACTCGATGGTTATGGCCGCTGCCGGACAGGCCCGCATGCAGAGCAGGCAGGTGGTACAATTGAGTTCGCCGGTTTCTTTATCGGAAAGAAGCACCACAATGCCGCGCGACCGTTCCGGCATGGTCCATTTCTCGGTCGGGTACTGCACCGTGATCGCATGCCGCCCGAGATGCTTGCCGGTGGTCACCAGCCCGATAACCAGATTCTTTATGCCGTCAATTAACTTCTTCACCAGTTAAAATACTCCGAATATTTCATGAACCCGGCCACTATCAGATTGGCAAACGACACCGGGAGCAAAAACTTCCAGGAAAACTCCATCAACTGATCCACCCGCAATCTCGGATAGGTCCAGCGGAACCACATCAGTACAAAAACCAGAAAGAGGCTTTTCCCCATGAACCAGACCCACGACGGGAGGAACGGCCCCTGCCAGCCCCCCAGAAAGAGAGTGGCGCCGATAGCCGAGATGGTAAAGAGGTTGATGAATTCCGCAAAGAAAAACATCGCAAATTTCATCCCGGAATATTCGACATTAAACCCGGCCACCAACTCCTGCTCGGCCTCGGGCAGATCAAACGGCGTCCGGTTAGTTTCGGCCGTGCCGGAAATGATATAAATTATGAAGGCAATCGGGCCGAATGGAAGCCGGAAAATGTACCATTGATAAATCTTGGCCTGTGACTCGACAATATCGACCATCGACATCGATCCGGCAAAAAGGACCACTGCCAGAATCGAGACGACCATGGGAACTTCGTAACTGACCACCTGAGCGGCCGATCGCATCCCGCCCAGAAGCGAATATTTATTGTTGGAGCCCCAGCCGGCCATCAATAAAGAGATAATAGTGAAAGTGGTGATGGCCACCATAAAGAGAATGCCGATGTTAAGATCGGATACAATCAATCCCTTGCCGAAAGGCATCACTACATAGGCCGCAAAGGCGGCGGTAAGCGCAATCACCGGAGCCCAGAAAAAGACAGGGCGGTCGGCGGTTGCCGGAGTGATGTCCTCTTTCTGCAGTAATTTTATCATATCGGCAATTGTCTGAAGCCAGCCATGCCAGCCGGTGCGCATCGGGCCGAAACGCTGCTGGATATGCGCCGAAACTTTACGCTCCCACCAAACCAAAAAGAGCGCCACGACCGCCAGAAATCCGAAAACAACAAAGGCCGCGGCTACCAGCGAGATCAAATCAATCCAGACCTGCGGCAGACCGGTAGAAACCAGAAGCTCATATAAGTATTTGAAGATGCCGGCCAGTTCCATTACCTGTCAACCTCCGGCATGATGATATCCATGGAAGCCATAACCGCCACCAGATCGGCAATCTTGCCGCCTTTGACTATTTCCGGCATGACTTGCAGTTGATTGAACGAGCCGCCTCTAAGTTTCAGACGGAGAGGCTTCTTGGAATCACCGGCCGACTGAATGTAGACCCCCATCTCGCCGCGGGAGTTTTCAATCCGACTGTAAACTTCGCCCTTGGGAGGCTTGAAATTGGTCGGGACTTTGGTCTTTATCTCCCCTTCGGGCATCTGCTCGATCGCCTGCCTGACAATCTTGGCCGACTGGCGCATCTCTTCAAGCCGAACCAGATATCTATCGTAGCAATCGCCATTGGTGCCGGTCGGGATTTCGAAATCAAAACGGTCATAGATAGAATACGGGTCATCCTTGCGGATATCGAACTTGACACCCGAGGCACGCAGGGCCGGGCCGGAGACCCCGTATGATAAGGCCAGTTCCGCGCTCATAACACCGACTTTCTGATTGCGCACCATCCAGATCGGATTTTCATTGAGAAGGCGGACATAGTCTTCAACTTTTTCCGGAAATTTCTCCAGAAAAGCTTTTGTCTTAGGGATAAAATCCGACGGGATATCGCGCGAAACACCGCCGACCCTTATATAATTGTATGTCAATCTCTGACCGCAGGTCATTTCATAGAGATCGAGAATATCTTCCCGCTCGCGGAATCCATACAGAAACGGAGTTATGGCGCCCAAATCCAGAGAGGTGGTGCCAAACCAGATCAGGTGACTGGCGATACGGTTGAGTTCCACCATGATTATTCGAAGGTATTCCGCCCGCTCCGGCACCTTAATCCAGGCCAGCTTTTCGGTCGCCAGACAAAAAGCCAGCTCGCAAGACATCGAGGTGCAATATTCGAAACGATCAATAATGGGGATACACTGGGCATAGGTTCTATTTTCACATATTTTCTCGATCGCCCGGTGCAGGTAGCCGATATATGGTACTGCTTTGACCACGACCTCGCCATCCATGGTCAGCAGGAAACGGCAGACACCGTGGGTCGAGGGATGGTGCGGCCCCATGTTGACCAGAAATTCTTCGGTTCTCAAACCCTGGGTCATGCTACAGCTCCGGCATCCTAATAAAATCGGGCGCATCCCAGTTCTTGCGCATCGGGTTCCCCTGGTTCCAGTCATCGGGAAGTAGAAAGCGGGTCAGATTATCATGATTGCGCACATTAATGCCAAAAAGTTCCCAGATTTCCCGCTCGTGCCAGTTCGCTCCCGCCCATACGGTTTGCACCGATTCTACCTCCGCCTCCTCGTACGGCATGACCACCTTAAAATCAAATCGAATCCGATTCTTTGCCGATGCGACCGAATAGACTACTTCCAGTTTCTCGCCGGTATCGACCGCGGCAATATTGCAGAGAAAATCTATGGTGAGTGTTTCATCGGTCTTGATACTGCGGCAGAATTCAAGGAGATATTCTTTGTCGAGCGCAAAAAACGGTTCCACTTTGCCGGTATCGAGAAGCTCGATTTTTCCGGGATGCTTTTCGAGCAGATAATTTATGAGATTGTCGCGATTCATTGGATGATGACCTAGCTCCAGTCACCGATTTTGAGTCTCTTGATTTTCTTCTGAAGCGTCAGGCATCCTTCCAGAAGCGATTCGGGACGGGGCGGACACCCGGGGATATAGACATCAACCGGAACAATATGGTTGATTCCCTTTTCGACCGCATAACTGTCATAATAGAAAGGGCCGCCTTTGACCGTGCAGCCGCCCATGGCGATAACATAACGCGGCTCGGCCATTTGATCGTACAGAAGACGCAGCCGGGGCGCCATTTTCTTGGTGATGGTGCCGGCGGCGATAATCAAATCGGACTGGCGCGGCGAGGCACGGAAAATCATGCCGAGACGGTCAAAATCGTAGCGCGAGGCGCCGGTAGCCATCAGTTCGATTGCGCAGCAGGCCGTGCCGAACAATAGATACCAGAGGGAACTGGCCTGCGACTGGCTGAAAACATAATCGAGGCTGGTGGTGACAAGGCCGCCACCGGGGAATTTTTCCAGATAGACCGGGAGTTTCCTGATCAGGCCCATTTGAGAACCCCTCTCTTCCAGGCATAAAAAAGTCCGAAAAGAAGTATGCCGATGAAGATCACCATTTCGATCAAAGCATACAGTCCCAACTGCCCGAACGCCACCGCCCAGGGGAACAGGAAAACAGCTTCCACATCAAATATGACAAAAATCAGCGCAAAAATATAGAAACGGTTATTGAACTGAATCCAGCCGCTTCCGATCGGGGTTTCGGCGCACTCATAATTCTGATTCTTCGCTTTGTAAGGGTGGGCCGGTCGGATTAGGCGAGCCAGAAAGAAGGTGAACAGCACCATGCCAATCCCGACCAGAAGGAATATCAAAACGGCCAAATATTGCGACATTTCTCTCACGCCTTCTATTTCAAAACAGCTTTGTGACTTAGGTCACAAATTAAGTTAACGAAATTATGCAATTTTCTGGTTTTGTCAAGGGGTTTCGGAAAAAATATCAATATTGTCCTGTTTTGCCACGACTCATAAGCCATTTAGATAATTGCCCATATTCATATGTCATCTAACATCTTATGAGATTGAATCCAATTGACTCCAACTCTTATCAACTCTCTTATTACTTGACATTCCGCTTATTTTCGAATATCCTATGCTGGCACAAAATGGCTCCGTACTTAGCGATCATGAATGATCTTGCGCCACAAATTGCTGGTTTT
This genomic interval from Candidatus Zixiibacteriota bacterium contains the following:
- a CDS encoding NADH-quinone oxidoreductase subunit B; this translates as MGLIRKLPVYLEKFPGGGLVTTSLDYVFSQSQASSLWYLLFGTACCAIELMATGASRYDFDRLGMIFRASPRQSDLIIAAGTITKKMAPRLRLLYDQMAEPRYVIAMGGCTVKGGPFYYDSYAVEKGINHIVPVDVYIPGCPPRPESLLEGCLTLQKKIKRLKIGDWS
- a CDS encoding NADH-quinone oxidoreductase subunit J, yielding METEVSQTIFYLLSFIIIISAIYVVTLKNIFHSALFLILTLFAVAGIYVMLHAEFLAAVQVLIYVGAVSVLIIFAIMLTSQLTSRQIKQSNEQVTLGIFVCAGFLLVSLGSLSKTVWRIVDRPLPENNPLAMGKMLMNEYVLPFEVVSIVLLAALIGAIVLARKEGA
- a CDS encoding NADH-quinone oxidoreductase subunit D, whose translation is MTQGLRTEEFLVNMGPHHPSTHGVCRFLLTMDGEVVVKAVPYIGYLHRAIEKICENRTYAQCIPIIDRFEYCTSMSCELAFCLATEKLAWIKVPERAEYLRIIMVELNRIASHLIWFGTTSLDLGAITPFLYGFREREDILDLYEMTCGQRLTYNYIRVGGVSRDIPSDFIPKTKAFLEKFPEKVEDYVRLLNENPIWMVRNQKVGVMSAELALSYGVSGPALRASGVKFDIRKDDPYSIYDRFDFEIPTGTNGDCYDRYLVRLEEMRQSAKIVRQAIEQMPEGEIKTKVPTNFKPPKGEVYSRIENSRGEMGVYIQSAGDSKKPLRLKLRGGSFNQLQVMPEIVKGGKIADLVAVMASMDIIMPEVDR
- a CDS encoding NADH-quinone oxidoreductase subunit C codes for the protein MNRDNLINYLLEKHPGKIELLDTGKVEPFFALDKEYLLEFCRSIKTDETLTIDFLCNIAAVDTGEKLEVVYSVASAKNRIRFDFKVVMPYEEAEVESVQTVWAGANWHEREIWELFGINVRNHDNLTRFLLPDDWNQGNPMRKNWDAPDFIRMPEL
- the nuoH gene encoding NADH-quinone oxidoreductase subunit NuoH; the encoded protein is MELAGIFKYLYELLVSTGLPQVWIDLISLVAAAFVVFGFLAVVALFLVWWERKVSAHIQQRFGPMRTGWHGWLQTIADMIKLLQKEDITPATADRPVFFWAPVIALTAAFAAYVVMPFGKGLIVSDLNIGILFMVAITTFTIISLLMAGWGSNNKYSLLGGMRSAAQVVSYEVPMVVSILAVVLFAGSMSMVDIVESQAKIYQWYIFRLPFGPIAFIIYIISGTAETNRTPFDLPEAEQELVAGFNVEYSGMKFAMFFFAEFINLFTISAIGATLFLGGWQGPFLPSWVWFMGKSLFLVFVLMWFRWTYPRLRVDQLMEFSWKFLLPVSFANLIVAGFMKYSEYFNW
- the nuoL gene encoding NADH-quinone oxidoreductase subunit L, which produces MLETAYFIPFYPLLASLLIIFFTRWNEKLSSYLSIGMVLTGFVHAIFVMAAMLSRGGLPLEKIIPFVSHPSLTLELGMYIDSLTAVMLLVVTIVSGCVQIYSIGYMHGDPRYSRYFAYLSLFTFSMLGLVIANNFFMIFIFWELVGLTSYLLIGFWFEKKSASDAGKKAFITTRVGDLGFIVGILILASYAGTLNYQQVFEKVSSGALAPGMITLAGIFIFCGAVGKSAQFPLHVWLPDAMEGPTPVSALIHAATMVAAGVYLVARAMSLFVGSAEASMVVAIIGVITSLMAATIALVQNDIKRVLAYSTVSQLGYMIMALGLYGVDFAHGHHSAGFTAGTFHLMTHAFFKALLFLGAGSVIHAVHTNDIQEMGGLSRKMKITSITFFIASLSIAGIFPLSGFWSKDEIVATTQGHPIFMVLTLLIAFMTAFYMFRLCFLTFTGRPRNEEKYHHAHESPRSMTWPLMFLAFLAIFAGWVGLPWLSHGFSSFVFHEEVHHAGPQYLLMLISTIVAVSGIGLAYLIYYRKQISADALAERFKPIYTTLYNKYYIDEIYDAVIIKPLLGLTNVLWWFDANIIDGLVNFAGWLTVKWADLKQWFDQYIVDGAVNGVGYVCMAGSWLFRYLQNGSVQFYTLVVIAAAIGTVIYRATPTGFYYYLAGLVIVALARLLPRIFDIRDIDTEPKAEN
- a CDS encoding NADH-quinone oxidoreductase subunit I — its product is MKKLIDGIKNLVIGLVTTGKHLGRHAITVQYPTEKWTMPERSRGIVVLLSDKETGELNCTTCLLCMRACPAAAITIEYDKDEKGKRILKDFIVNNGLCCFCGLCEEACNFSAIKMATKYEFSTYNDDELVWHRDKLQEIGRDVPYEKAERKKPEVKPVVKPTPKPAESEAVVNPSAVTEKKTEMGESTPPAEKDDGN
- a CDS encoding NADH-quinone oxidoreductase subunit M; the protein is MSLLSYTIFLPMAGFLAILFIPKERVWAVRWTAAIFSFVPMILSFILTYDYFFNYASSSAMAFVEGPFEWISAIDAQYFLGVDGISVPMIFLTGLLSFLSIIASFNISNRVKEYFAFFLLLETGMMGVFSALDFFLFYVFWEVMLVPMYFLIGIWGGPRKEYAAIKFFLYTLFGSVFMLVAILILYFTSNPHTLNMMELIKTAPGMTHTLQIMSFVFFFIAFAIKVPVFPFHTWLPDAHVEAPTAVSVILAGVLLKMGTYGMLRVSWPMFPMAARYFAIPIAILGLIGIIYGALVSMAQKDLKKLVAYSSVSHMGYCMLALGAFGSVTALTGVMFQMVSHGLITGALFLMVGMLYDRAHTREIAAFGGLGVKIPIYTGLMVLFSMASLGLPGMSGFVSEFMVFVGSFGSFKIITAVAVLGVVLTAAYMLRMVQKMFLGEFNMAKWGALTEINVREILTVAPLAVLTIIIGIYPSPLSNLMRATLENLVNLMAR
- the nuoK gene encoding NADH-quinone oxidoreductase subunit NuoK, with the translated sequence MMLQYLALAAILFAIGVFGVLTRRNAVGILMSLELMFNAANINLVTFNKYIGPDNLTGQIFATFIIAVAAAEAVVGLAIVLLLYRNWHGIDVDRINIMKW
- a CDS encoding NADH-quinone oxidoreductase subunit A, whose protein sequence is MEGVREMSQYLAVLIFLLVGIGMVLFTFFLARLIRPAHPYKAKNQNYECAETPIGSGWIQFNNRFYIFALIFVIFDVEAVFLFPWAVAFGQLGLYALIEMVIFIGILLFGLFYAWKRGVLKWA